The following are from one region of the Corylus avellana chromosome ca1, CavTom2PMs-1.0 genome:
- the LOC132169787 gene encoding probable alkaline/neutral invertase F, with protein sequence MTPTLLELLAVAREDDQAPLSPGPAKASVTSDTGTPTYLEDLPGSSNAWSENEKLESESPNGENELAESLLKLSVSSISEAESPKSLLATKKESTSPEEELDSLEKEGPKLSEYIVISPSSDSMEKETSKSDEKSLISDSEKLKPRSSDSSENVELSKSKGKKRVTLSDEDVAFSENLSLTKISTLRPCPSVAMKLDILDSIDISPDGSAMMEEAWERVKKSYVYFKGQPVGTLAAMDPSAEDLNYNQVFVRDFVPSGLACLMKNEPDIVKHFLLKTLHLQGWEKRIDNFTLGEGVMPASFKVLFDPHRQKEILVADFGGSAIGRVAPVDSGFWWIILLRSYTKCTRDHTLADRPEVQRGMKLILNLCLSDGFDTFPTLLCADGCSMIDRRMGIYGYPIEIQALFYFALRCARQMLKAERDGKELIERIDKRIKALSFHIQKYYWLDFTQLNNIYRYKTEEYSHTAVNKFNVIPESIPDWVFDFMPLRGGYLIGNVSPARMDFRWFLVGNCIAILSCLATSAQATAIMDLVEERWEDLVGEMPLKIVYPALEGHEWRTVTGFDPKNTRWSYHNGGSWPVLLWLLTAACIKTGRPQIAKRAIELAEQRLSKDGWAEYYDGKTGRYIGKQARKYQTWSISGYLVAKMMIENPANLLISLEEDKRIANSTHARSASY encoded by the exons atgACTCCAACTCTGCTAGAACTTCTCGCCGTTGCGAGGGAAGATGATCAGGCACCTCTGTCTCCAGGGCCTGCAAAGGCGAGCGTTACCTCCGACACCGGAACTCCTACGTATCTCGAAGATTTGCCGGGAAGTTCGAATGCCTGGtcggaaaatgaaaaattggaatCAGAGTCACCGAATGGAGAGAATGAGCTCGCGGAATCGTTGCTCAAACTTTCGGTCAGTTCAATCTCTGAAGCTGAGTCACCAAAATCTCTTTTGGCAACTAAAAAGGAGTCAACATCGCCTGAGGAAGAGTTAGATTCTCTGGAAAAAGAAGGTCCCAAATTGTCCGAATATATAGTCATTAGTCCATCTTCGGATTCGATGGAGAAAGAAACTTCGAAATCCGATGAGAAATCTCTAATTTCTGATTCGGAGAAATTAAAACCGAGATCATCGGATTCTTCAGAGAATGTAGAGTTATCAAAATCTAAGGGGAAGAAGCGTGTGACACTGAGCGACGAGGACGTGGCATTTTCCGAGAATCTGAGTTTGACGAAGATCTCAACGTTGAGGCCGTGTCCGAGTGTTGCCATGAAGCTTGATATTTTGGATTCGATAGACATTTCGCCAGACGGTTCTGCTATGATGGAAGAGGCGTGGGAGAGGGTCAAGAAGTCCTACGTGTACTTCAAAGGACAGCCCGTGGGGACGCTCGCGGCTATGGATCCAAGCGCTGAGGATTTGAACTACAACCAg GTTTTCGTGAGAGATTTTGTTCCTAGTGGCTTAGCCTGCCTAATGAAAAACGAACCTGATATTGTAAAACATTTCCTTTTGAAGACCCTCCACCTCCAAGGTTGGGAGAAGAGGATTGATAACTTCACTCTTGGAGAAGGGGTGATGCCTGCAAGTTTCAAAGTTCTCTTTGACCCTCACCGTCAAAAGGAAATTTTGGTCGCGGATTTTGGTGGCAGTGCAATTGGAAGAGTTGCACCAGTTGATTCAGGTTTCTGGTGGATTATACTTCTAAGATCATATACCAAGTGCACGCGTGATCATACACTAGCAGATCGTCCTGAGGTACAGAGGGGGATGAAATTAATACTCAATCTTTGCCTGTCTGATGGCTTTGATACTTTCCCAACACTTCTATGTGCAGATGGCTGTAGCATGATTGACAGGAGGATG GGTATATATGGGTATCCAATCGAGATCCAGGCCCTATTTTATTTTGCACTAAGGTGTGCGAGGCAGATGCTGAAAGCAGAGCGTGATGGTAAGGAATTGATTGAGAGAATTGATAAGCGGATCAAAGCTCTCAGCTTTCACATCCAGAAATACTATTGGCTCGACTTTACACAGTTGAATAACATATACCGGTACAAAACTGAGGAGTACTCACACACTGCTGTCAATAAATTTAATGTCATCCCAGAGTCTATTCCAGATTGGGTGTTTGATTTTATGCCCTTGCGAGGAGGGTATTTGATTGGCAATGTCAGCCCAGCTCGCATGGACTTCCGATGGTTTTTAGTTGGAAATTGCATTGCCATATTGAGCTGTCTAGCCACAAGTGCACAGGCTACAGCAATAATGGATCTTGTTGAGGAGCGCTGGGAGGACTTGGTTGGAGAGATGCCTTTGAAGATTGTCTACCCAGCATTGGAAGGGCATGAGTGGAGGACTGTCACTGGTTTTGATCCAAAGAACACGCGGTGGAGTTACCATAACGGAGGATCCTGGCCAG ttttgctTTGGCTACTTACAGCAGCATGCATCAAGACTGGGAGGCCTCAAATTGCGAAGCGGGCGATTGAGCTGGCAGAGCAACGCCTTTCCAAGGATGGGTGGGCAGAGTATTATGATGGTAAGACTGGGCGTTACATTGGAAAGCAAGCTAGGAAGTACCAGACATGGAGCATTTCGGGCTACCTGGTAGCTAAGATGATGATTGAGAATCCTGCAAATCTCCTTATATCTCTTGAAGAGGACAAGAGGATAGCCAATAGTACGCATGCCCGCTCTGCTTCGTACTAA
- the LOC132182871 gene encoding uncharacterized protein LOC132182871 translates to MENSQSSMSCEMLDRVAYWVGSNVATAFFASLERCSCINLSTTDLDDDFDNENDDRPLMLSKPVSLPELKPDTVPETEPDTVPETEPETEPKPATTPASQTD, encoded by the coding sequence ATGGAGAACAGCCAGAGCTCCATGTCGTGCGAGATGCTGGACCGCGTGGCATACTGGGTAGGTTCCAACGTGGCCACCGCCTTCTTCGCGTCCTTGGAGCGCTGCTCCTGCATCAACCTCAGCACAACCGACCTCGACGACGATTTCGACAACGAAAACGACGACCGCCCTCTCATGCTCTCCAAGCCCGTCTCCCTCCCCGAACTCAAGCCCGATACTGTGCCCGAGACCGAGCCCGATACCGTGCCTGAGACCGAGCCCGAGACCGAGCCCAAACCCGCCACGACGCCCGCTTCCCAAACCGATTAG